One Thermicanus aegyptius DSM 12793 DNA segment encodes these proteins:
- the cydS gene encoding cytochrome bd oxidase small subunit CydS, producing the protein MKEFLLFYAPPLTVLASILLAFLWGGKADFLRREK; encoded by the coding sequence ATGAAGGAGTTTCTCCTTTTTTACGCACCGCCCTTAACGGTCTTGGCCAGCATCTTACTCGCCTTTCTTTGGGGGGGTAAGGCAGATTTTTTAAGGCGAGAAAAATAG
- a CDS encoding cytochrome d ubiquinol oxidase subunit II, whose protein sequence is MSLALIGITVLWTFLFGYMIVASIDFGAGFLHVYSELSGNRQVIRGVVERYLSPVWEVTNVFLVFFFVGIVGFFPKTAYYYGSALLIPASISIILLAIRGSYYAFHAYGGGNRYYTLLYGLTGLFIPASLSIVFPISEGGFMAVKDDGADLLYGELLRSPYALSVVLLAITSILFISATFLTFYAKAADDKKAEQLLRRYALRWSLPTLLAALVTSYSLRLHNPEHFRRMTDSWWLFALSLLCFAGAVMLLYRRERYGLAFFLVVLQFGLAFFGYGFSHYPYLLYPYLTIDDGFTNQAMAKALMISFVLGLFALIPALYLLLRLFLFDPEYVKGKKKGGHGS, encoded by the coding sequence ATGAGCCTGGCACTGATAGGGATCACGGTACTGTGGACATTCCTCTTCGGCTATATGATCGTGGCTTCCATCGATTTCGGCGCGGGATTTCTCCATGTGTACAGCGAGCTGTCGGGAAATCGACAGGTGATTCGCGGTGTGGTGGAGCGGTATCTCTCACCCGTTTGGGAAGTAACCAACGTCTTTCTCGTTTTCTTTTTCGTGGGGATTGTCGGTTTCTTCCCGAAAACCGCCTATTATTACGGTTCCGCTCTTCTCATCCCGGCCAGCATCTCCATCATCCTGCTCGCCATCCGCGGCTCTTACTATGCCTTTCATGCCTACGGTGGAGGGAATCGATATTATACCCTTCTTTATGGTCTGACCGGCCTTTTCATCCCTGCCTCCCTCTCCATTGTCTTTCCCATATCGGAGGGAGGGTTTATGGCTGTGAAAGATGATGGTGCAGATCTCCTTTATGGGGAGCTTCTCCGAAGTCCTTATGCCTTAAGCGTTGTCCTCCTCGCCATTACGAGTATTCTCTTTATCTCGGCCACTTTTCTTACCTTTTATGCCAAGGCCGCCGACGATAAAAAGGCGGAGCAGCTTCTTAGACGATACGCCCTGCGATGGAGCCTTCCCACTTTATTGGCGGCCTTGGTTACCTCCTATTCCTTGCGCCTGCACAATCCGGAGCATTTTAGACGCATGACGGATAGTTGGTGGCTCTTTGCCCTTTCGCTCTTATGTTTTGCCGGTGCGGTCATGCTTCTCTACCGCCGAGAGAGATACGGTCTCGCCTTTTTTCTGGTGGTGCTTCAATTCGGGCTTGCTTTCTTCGGGTACGGCTTTTCCCATTATCCTTACCTACTCTATCCCTACCTCACCATTGACGACGGATTTACCAACCAGGCCATGGCGAAAGCCTTGATGATCAGCTTTGTTTTAGGCTTGTTTGCCTTAATTCCCGCCCTCTATTTATTGCTCCGCCTTTTCCTTTTCGATCCGGAATATGTGAAGGGAAAAAAGAAAGGAGGTCATGGATCATGA
- a CDS encoding cytochrome ubiquinol oxidase subunit I: MTTLAFHILYATVGVGVPLMIALAQWRGILKKDPHYLLLARRWTRGLVVTVAVGVVTGTAIGLQLSLLWPRFMEIAGQVISLPLFLETFAFFIEAIFLGIYLYTGDRFKNPWIHFLLLIPVVLGSSLSAFFITTVNAFMNTPQGFVLRNGQMTEIDPLAAMFNPATPTKASHVLVSAYMASAFLLATIAAWHLLRGKAHIYHKKALHLTMAAALIFSIATAVIGDFSGKFLAEYQPEKLAAAEWHFETGKNAPLVLFGILTDNQEIQYGIKIPYALSILAHSMPWAEVIGLNQFPPEDRPPLMIHYFFDLMVVIGVALTVLSLLYLFLFYSRKNRNPYRPALLYGIAAGGPMALIAVELGWVFAEVGRQPWILRGVMRTPEGATTSPYVDLLLLLFACLYLLLGVMSFVVLRKIFARHPVEQELAAWEESGKMSLWRESPGEGEKGDRIGKTPLRGGKG; this comes from the coding sequence ATGACCACGCTGGCCTTTCACATCCTATACGCCACCGTCGGCGTTGGCGTTCCCTTGATGATCGCCCTGGCTCAGTGGAGGGGAATCCTTAAGAAGGATCCCCATTACCTTCTCCTGGCCCGGCGCTGGACCCGGGGGCTTGTCGTCACTGTGGCCGTGGGGGTCGTGACCGGAACGGCGATTGGATTGCAACTTAGTCTTCTTTGGCCTCGCTTTATGGAGATTGCGGGACAGGTGATTAGTTTGCCTTTATTTCTTGAGACCTTCGCTTTTTTTATCGAGGCGATCTTTTTGGGCATTTATCTTTATACCGGTGATCGCTTCAAAAATCCATGGATCCATTTTCTGCTCTTGATTCCCGTCGTTTTGGGGTCCTCCCTTTCCGCCTTCTTCATCACGACGGTTAATGCGTTTATGAATACTCCTCAAGGATTTGTACTGCGAAATGGGCAGATGACGGAGATTGATCCCCTCGCCGCCATGTTTAATCCGGCCACTCCGACGAAGGCCTCCCATGTTCTCGTTTCCGCCTATATGGCCTCCGCTTTCCTTTTGGCCACCATCGCCGCATGGCATCTCCTCAGGGGAAAGGCGCATATTTACCATAAGAAAGCTCTCCATCTCACCATGGCGGCAGCCCTGATTTTTTCCATCGCCACCGCCGTCATCGGAGATTTCTCCGGGAAGTTCCTGGCCGAGTACCAGCCCGAAAAGTTGGCGGCGGCGGAATGGCATTTCGAAACGGGGAAGAATGCCCCTTTAGTTCTCTTTGGCATTCTCACCGACAATCAGGAGATCCAATATGGAATTAAGATCCCGTACGCATTAAGCATACTGGCTCATTCGATGCCTTGGGCCGAGGTGATCGGGCTGAATCAATTTCCGCCCGAGGATCGCCCGCCTCTCATGATCCACTACTTTTTTGACCTGATGGTGGTGATCGGCGTTGCCCTCACCGTTCTTTCCCTTCTCTATCTATTCCTTTTTTATTCCAGGAAGAACAGGAATCCATACCGGCCTGCCCTCCTTTACGGAATCGCAGCCGGTGGTCCCATGGCCCTCATCGCCGTCGAATTGGGTTGGGTCTTCGCCGAGGTGGGAAGGCAGCCCTGGATTCTCCGCGGGGTGATGCGGACGCCGGAAGGGGCAACGACCTCTCCCTATGTTGATCTTCTTCTTCTCCTCTTCGCCTGCCTTTATCTTCTCCTCGGGGTGATGAGCTTTGTGGTCCTCCGGAAGATATTTGCCCGTCATCCTGTTGAACAGGAACTGGCGGCCTGGGAAGAAAGCGGCAAGATGAGCCTATGGCGGGAAAGCCCCGGTGAAGGGGAAAAAGGGGATAGGATAGGCAAAACGCCTCTCAGGGGAGGGAAGGGCTGA